In Monodelphis domestica isolate mMonDom1 chromosome 4, mMonDom1.pri, whole genome shotgun sequence, one DNA window encodes the following:
- the LOC130458895 gene encoding olfactory receptor 51G1 produces MLAAGNSSLQSLSFFLTGFRGLEAFHGLISIPFCTIYLTVIVGNVTILHVIRTDTTLHEPMYYFLAMLALTDLGLCLSTLPTVLGIFWFDIRETGIPACFTQLFFIHTLSLVESSVLLSMSIDRYVAICNPLRYGTILTNGRIVKMGLCSLLRSALLIVPLPLLLKRYHYCRSHVLAHAYCLHLEIMKLACSSIIVNHIYGLVVVACTVGVDSLLIFLSYALILRTVLSIASREERLRALNTCVSHICAVLLFYIPMIGLSLVHRFGEHLPRVVHLLMSYVYLLVPPLMNPIVYSVKTKQIRQRIVKKFTLLQRLSNNRQV; encoded by the coding sequence ATGTTGGCTGCAGGGAACAGCAGCCTCCAATCACTCTCCTTCTTCCTGACGGGATTCCGGGGTCTAGAAGCTTTTCATGGTTTGATCTCTATCCCCTTCTGTACAATCTACTTGACAGTAATTGTGGGAAATGTCACCATCCTCCATGTCATCCGCACAGATACAACACTCCATGAGCCCATGTATTACTTTCTGGCAATGCTGGCCCTCACTGACCTAGGATTGTGCTTGTCCACGTTGCCCACAGTGCTGGGCATCTTTTGGTTTGATATTCGAGAGACTGGCATTCCTGCCTGCTTCACCCAGCTTTTCTTTATCCATACCCTGTCCTTGGTGGAGTCTTCAGTCCTGCTTTCCATGTCCATTGATCGCTATGTGGCCATCTGTAACCCACTGCGATATGGAACCATCCTGACAAATGGCCGGATAGTGAAGATGGGGTTATGCTCACTACTGCGCAGTGCCCTGCTCATCGTTCCTCTACCCTTACTCCTGAAACGCTACCACTACTGCCGTTCTCATGTACTGGCCCATGCCTATTGCCTTCACCTGGAGATTATGAAGCTGGCCTGCTCCAGCATCATAGTCAACCACATCTATGGCCTTGTTGTGGTTGCTTGTACTGTAGGTGTGGACTCATTGCTCATCTTTCTCTCCTATGCTCTCATTCTCCGCACAGTGCTGAGCATTGCTTCCCGTGAGGAGCGCCTTCGAGCCCTCAATACCTGTGTCTCTCACATCTGTGCTGTGCTTCTCTTCTATATTCCTATGATTGGTTTGTCGCTTGTACACCGATTTGGTGAGCATCTGCCCCGTGTGGTCCATTTGCTCATGTCCTATGTGTACCTTTTAGTGCCACCTCTCATGAACCCCATTGTTTACAGTGTCAAGACCAAGCAGATTCGGCAGAGAATTGTCAAAAAGTTTACACTTTTGCAAAGGCTGAGCAACAATCGCCAGGTCTAG